One region of Paraburkholderia acidiphila genomic DNA includes:
- a CDS encoding MMPL family transporter encodes MSASELRTGTPWWRQWALRAAWLLLALAAALYCAWRFAGPTPLQTNLLALLPATEADPVAEEAVDQLAGALGNRAVLLVSSQDAAHAKAAAGQLGAVLNASHAFASVTAQVPPFDLGRITRFYLPYRFGLLTAEDRAVAGGSAETLRGALAERLYGLPNAGLATPLADDPFGWLQHWLAGLPLAASNLTVEDGFLVAHRANTTSVLVIGTLPGSAYESEVQRGVLLAVAHGETALKASWPDVSVARTGAVFYAESARRASERDVHVIGIVSAVGIALLMLWIFRSPWLILLGFVSTALGVVCALAATMLVFGKLHLLTLVFGASLIGEAVDYSIQYFVVYLGARHGWDSRRGAREVLPALTVALSTSLLGYAILTFAPFPALRQIACFAIVGIFTAFASVIWLLPSLMTQPARRSPKTLFAVAAASLAKWQALIGGRRAWGVALVLVILAVPGWLQLRSDDDIHLLIQRDPALVAQERVVSEAVGADNSAQFFVVRGASPEAVLQRTETLCKRLGALTGASALSGWQSVTSFVPSEARQRADRALLGAHVFADPAALRALLGAAGFRDDVAQTWLDAWAHSGASVLHVDDWLAQLWSQPFRHLWLGRSVSTPGAFAAIVIPQGVSAANEPALLDVAHASPGVSFVDKAASVSRLFGVYRQDGAIWLAGALTLVLALLTFRYGWRGAIAVALPVWLAIGVTLAAFGYAHVRINLFNLLALMLVLGVGANYAVFLREGAARAFADRGAVWTGVLLSAATTLLSFGMLGMSSMPALKSFGATLSLGIMVSVMLAPIGIPSGIPSDMHKNQRRKA; translated from the coding sequence GTGAGCGCCTCCGAGCTTCGCACCGGAACGCCCTGGTGGCGGCAGTGGGCGCTGCGTGCCGCGTGGCTGCTGCTCGCGCTCGCAGCGGCGCTGTATTGCGCCTGGCGCTTCGCGGGGCCGACGCCCTTGCAGACGAACCTGCTCGCGCTCCTGCCCGCGACCGAGGCCGACCCCGTCGCCGAAGAGGCCGTGGACCAGCTCGCGGGCGCGCTGGGCAACCGCGCCGTGCTGCTCGTGTCGAGCCAGGACGCGGCGCACGCGAAAGCGGCGGCGGGGCAACTGGGCGCGGTGCTGAACGCGAGTCACGCGTTCGCTTCGGTTACCGCGCAAGTCCCGCCGTTCGACCTTGGCCGTATCACACGCTTTTACCTGCCGTACCGCTTCGGGCTGCTCACGGCGGAAGACCGCGCGGTGGCTGGCGGGAGCGCCGAGACGCTGCGCGGTGCGCTCGCAGAGCGCCTCTATGGATTGCCGAACGCGGGTCTCGCCACGCCACTCGCCGACGATCCCTTCGGCTGGCTTCAGCACTGGCTGGCGGGGCTGCCGCTGGCGGCATCGAATCTCACCGTCGAGGACGGCTTCCTCGTTGCGCATCGCGCCAACACCACAAGCGTGCTCGTAATCGGCACGCTGCCGGGGTCCGCCTACGAATCCGAGGTTCAGCGCGGCGTGCTGCTTGCCGTCGCACACGGCGAAACGGCGCTCAAGGCTTCGTGGCCCGATGTCAGCGTCGCGCGCACGGGCGCCGTGTTCTATGCCGAGTCCGCACGGCGCGCTTCGGAGCGCGACGTACACGTGATCGGCATCGTTTCGGCGGTCGGCATTGCGCTGCTCATGCTGTGGATCTTCCGCTCGCCGTGGCTCATCTTGCTGGGCTTCGTTTCCACCGCGCTCGGCGTCGTGTGCGCGCTGGCGGCGACGATGCTCGTCTTCGGCAAGCTCCATCTGCTTACGCTCGTCTTCGGCGCGAGCCTGATCGGCGAGGCGGTCGATTACTCCATTCAGTACTTCGTCGTCTACCTGGGCGCGCGCCACGGTTGGGATTCGCGGCGCGGCGCGCGGGAAGTGCTGCCCGCGCTCACGGTGGCGCTCAGCACGAGCCTGCTTGGCTACGCCATCCTCACGTTCGCGCCGTTTCCCGCGCTCAGGCAGATTGCGTGCTTTGCCATTGTCGGCATCTTTACCGCGTTCGCCTCCGTCATCTGGCTGCTGCCGAGTCTCATGACCCAGCCCGCGCGGCGCAGTCCGAAGACGCTCTTCGCGGTCGCCGCTGCGTCGCTCGCGAAATGGCAAGCGCTGATCGGCGGACGGCGTGCGTGGGGCGTGGCGCTCGTGCTGGTGATTCTCGCCGTGCCGGGCTGGCTGCAACTGCGCAGCGACGACGACATTCATCTGCTGATCCAGCGGGACCCGGCGCTTGTCGCGCAAGAGCGTGTGGTGTCTGAAGCGGTGGGGGCCGACAACAGCGCGCAGTTCTTCGTCGTGCGCGGCGCGTCGCCTGAAGCCGTGCTTCAGCGCACCGAGACGCTGTGCAAGCGGCTCGGCGCGCTAACGGGCGCGTCCGCGCTGAGCGGCTGGCAGTCGGTGACGTCGTTCGTGCCGTCCGAAGCGCGGCAGCGCGCCGATCGTGCGCTGCTCGGCGCGCACGTGTTCGCCGATCCCGCCGCCTTGCGCGCGCTGCTCGGCGCAGCGGGCTTTCGTGACGACGTCGCGCAAACGTGGCTCGATGCCTGGGCGCATTCGGGGGCTTCCGTACTGCACGTGGACGATTGGCTCGCGCAACTGTGGTCGCAGCCGTTCCGCCATTTGTGGCTCGGGCGCTCCGTGAGCACACCCGGCGCGTTTGCGGCGATCGTGATTCCGCAGGGCGTGTCGGCTGCGAACGAGCCCGCGCTGCTCGACGTCGCGCATGCGTCGCCCGGCGTGAGCTTCGTCGATAAGGCGGCGAGCGTGTCGCGGCTCTTTGGCGTGTACCGGCAGGACGGCGCGATCTGGCTCGCGGGCGCGCTGACGCTTGTGCTCGCGCTGCTGACGTTCCGCTACGGCTGGCGCGGCGCCATCGCGGTCGCGCTGCCGGTGTGGCTCGCCATCGGCGTCACGCTCGCGGCGTTCGGCTATGCGCACGTGCGCATCAATCTCTTCAACCTGCTGGCGCTGATGCTCGTGCTCGGCGTGGGCGCGAACTACGCCGTCTTTCTGCGCGAAGGCGCGGCGCGCGCGTTCGCCGATCGCGGCGCGGTCTGGACCGGCGTGCTGCTTTCCGCCGCGACCACGTTGCTCTCGTTCGGCATGCTCGGCATGAGTTCGATGCCCGCGCTCAAGAGCTTCGGCGCAACGTTGTCGCTCGGCATCATGGTGTCCGTCATGCTCGCGCCTATCGGGATTCCCTCGGGGATTCCCTCGGACATGCACAAGAATCAACGGAGAAAGGCGTAA
- a CDS encoding COG4648 family protein: MADDGASGRSRSKWRLLAGLAYPVVILCAWRWDSPRFVGLLLLVLLWMQRVAGTGALAATLRKLTPVDWAVAVMLNVASVAIVLTNSERLMRLYPSLVNLGLLVAFGATLVKGPSMIEKFARLTYADPPAHIVRYTRRVTQLWCGFFAVNSVFSAWTALAWPARAWSLYNGAIAYGIIGALLAGEFAWRKWIMLPRAARREAV; encoded by the coding sequence ATGGCGGACGACGGCGCAAGCGGGCGGTCCCGCAGCAAGTGGCGGCTGCTTGCCGGTCTCGCCTACCCGGTCGTGATTCTCTGCGCGTGGCGCTGGGATTCGCCGCGCTTCGTGGGCTTGCTGCTGCTCGTGCTGCTGTGGATGCAGCGCGTGGCCGGCACGGGCGCGCTCGCCGCAACCCTGCGCAAGCTCACGCCGGTGGACTGGGCCGTGGCCGTCATGCTCAATGTCGCTTCGGTGGCCATTGTCCTCACCAATAGCGAACGGCTCATGCGCCTGTATCCTTCGCTCGTGAATCTCGGGCTGCTCGTCGCATTCGGCGCGACCCTCGTGAAGGGGCCGTCGATGATCGAAAAGTTCGCACGTCTGACTTATGCCGATCCGCCCGCGCACATCGTGCGTTATACGCGCCGCGTCACGCAGCTTTGGTGTGGATTTTTCGCGGTGAACAGCGTGTTTTCCGCATGGACGGCGCTCGCGTGGCCCGCCCGTGCCTGGTCGCTCTACAACGGCGCAATCGCCTACGGGATCATCGGCGCGCTGCTGGCTGGCGAGTTCGCCTGGCGCAAATGGATCATGCTGCCGCGTGCTGCGCGACGGGAGGCGGTGTGA
- a CDS encoding AMP-binding protein, translating to MIALHELLTARCRDPRSVICVDGATATDFDTFRAHALGIAARMRMRPGLRFVLWSDEPYVFACTLFGLLAARKVPVIPANATPGYLAELSDAYDAVLDESELAAWCADVPPVQSVDSEHGAAIDAHALLTLFTSGSSGTPKPVHKTLAQFDAEVHTLEAAWGTLLGDAAVLASVPHHHIYGLLFRVFWPLAAGRPFARATCADPAQLQARITECAAQCGATVVVSTPAQLSRWPDLPGFATLSPQPRAFFSSGGPLPLDTAKQYAATFGAAPLEIYGSTETGGIAWRRQNEAQAWTPMPGIAVRAGAVEEGGALEVRSPHLGDDEWHRTDDKAAFDEHGRFVLQGRLDRVVKLAGKRVSLNEMESKLLLHPGVAEVRTVLLEGGPRERIGALVVLSADGRETLRREGRVLLLKALRRHLAAWFDAVVLPRHWRIHRALPVDSRGKIQARAVAHAFAASEEGFELLAEWDDAEGRAFELRVPHTLVHFAGHFPGLPILPGVVQVDWAMRFAREWVPGVRALASVDQLKFTMPVPPGALLKLVLKHDAARRRVAFAWRAGERDCASGAFVYREPA from the coding sequence GTGATCGCATTGCACGAGCTTCTTACGGCGCGTTGCCGCGATCCACGCAGCGTGATTTGCGTCGATGGGGCGACCGCGACGGACTTCGATACGTTCCGTGCGCATGCGCTGGGCATTGCCGCGCGCATGCGCATGCGGCCAGGTCTGCGCTTCGTGCTGTGGAGCGACGAACCGTATGTGTTCGCCTGCACTTTGTTCGGACTGCTTGCGGCGCGAAAGGTACCCGTGATTCCGGCGAACGCGACGCCCGGGTATCTCGCCGAACTGAGCGACGCGTACGACGCGGTGCTCGACGAAAGCGAACTTGCCGCGTGGTGCGCCGACGTCCCGCCTGTTCAATCCGTCGATTCCGAGCACGGCGCGGCGATCGACGCGCACGCCTTGCTCACGCTTTTCACATCAGGCAGCAGCGGCACGCCGAAGCCCGTCCACAAGACACTCGCGCAGTTCGACGCGGAGGTGCATACGCTGGAAGCCGCTTGGGGCACGCTTCTGGGCGACGCCGCGGTGCTTGCGAGCGTGCCGCATCACCACATTTACGGACTGCTGTTCCGCGTGTTCTGGCCGCTGGCCGCGGGACGGCCATTCGCCCGCGCGACGTGCGCCGATCCGGCGCAACTGCAGGCGCGTATCACCGAGTGTGCGGCGCAATGCGGCGCGACGGTCGTCGTCTCGACGCCTGCGCAGCTCTCGCGCTGGCCCGATCTGCCGGGGTTCGCCACGCTCAGTCCGCAGCCGCGCGCGTTCTTCTCGTCGGGCGGCCCGCTGCCGCTCGACACCGCGAAGCAATATGCCGCCACGTTCGGCGCCGCGCCGCTGGAGATCTACGGCAGCACGGAGACGGGCGGCATCGCCTGGCGCAGACAAAACGAAGCGCAAGCGTGGACCCCCATGCCTGGCATCGCCGTGCGCGCGGGTGCGGTGGAAGAGGGCGGCGCGCTCGAAGTGCGCTCCCCGCACCTGGGCGACGACGAATGGCATCGCACCGACGACAAGGCCGCCTTCGACGAGCATGGCCGCTTCGTGCTGCAAGGGCGTCTGGACCGTGTGGTCAAGCTCGCCGGCAAGCGCGTGTCGCTCAACGAGATGGAGAGCAAGCTGCTGCTGCATCCCGGCGTTGCCGAAGTGAGAACCGTGCTGCTCGAAGGCGGGCCGCGCGAGCGCATTGGCGCGCTCGTCGTGCTCTCCGCCGACGGCCGCGAAACGCTGCGCCGCGAGGGCCGCGTGCTGCTCCTGAAAGCGTTGCGCCGCCACCTCGCCGCGTGGTTCGACGCGGTCGTGCTGCCGCGCCACTGGCGCATTCATCGCGCGCTGCCGGTCGACTCGCGGGGCAAGATTCAGGCGCGAGCGGTCGCCCACGCGTTCGCCGCAAGCGAGGAAGGATTCGAGTTGCTCGCGGAGTGGGACGACGCAGAAGGGCGCGCCTTCGAGTTGCGCGTACCGCATACGCTCGTCCATTTCGCGGGCCACTTTCCAGGCCTGCCGATTCTGCCGGGCGTCGTGCAGGTGGACTGGGCGATGCGCTTCGCGCGCGAGTGGGTGCCCGGCGTGCGCGCGCTCGCCTCGGTCGATCAACTGAAATTCACCATGCCGGTGCCGCCGGGCGCGCTGCTCAAGCTCGTGCTCAAGCACGATGCGGCGCGCCGCCGCGTCGCGTTCGCGTGGCGGGCCGGCGAGCGCGACTGCGCATCCGGCGCCTTCGTGTACAGGGAGCCCGCATGA
- a CDS encoding acyl carrier protein, whose protein sequence is MSEAEILDRIREIFHENFDIDPARVTPEAHLFEELDLDSIDAVDLAIKLQEMTGRRIKPEEFKQVRTVGDVIAAVESLLVTQA, encoded by the coding sequence ATGAGCGAAGCTGAAATTCTCGACCGTATCCGCGAGATCTTCCACGAAAACTTCGACATCGATCCGGCGCGCGTGACGCCGGAGGCGCACCTGTTCGAGGAACTGGATCTGGACAGCATCGACGCCGTCGATCTGGCGATCAAACTGCAGGAAATGACGGGCCGCCGCATCAAGCCGGAAGAGTTCAAGCAGGTGCGCACGGTGGGCGACGTGATCGCCGCGGTCGAGTCGCTGCTCGTCACCCAGGCTTGA
- a CDS encoding HAL/PAL/TAL family ammonia-lyase produces the protein MAETDLKDAQVKADAVVFGGRHLTIEDVVAVARGGAAVRLNDDPAWRERIARGAAFLRRHLEAGATVYGVNTGYGDACVVDVPMALVEALPLQLTRYHGCGMGEYLDDASALAVIAARLNSLAFGLSGVRPVLLERLADLINHRVLPRIPAEGSVGASGDLTPLSYVAAALVGERSVQFRGAPCEARDAWLALGREPLTLAPKEGLALMNGTAVMTGLACLAFTRAAQLTRLAARLTALATVALDGRAAHFDAFIFDAKPHAGQGEAAAWIRADLAGRPDTPGHRLQDRYSIRCAPHVIGVANDALTWMRRDIENELNSANDNPLIDPDGERVLHGGNFYGGHIAFAMDGLKTAVANLADLMDRQLALLVDDKFNNGLPRNLTGATSARAPINHGFKAVQISSSAWTAEALKHTMPASVFSRSTEAHNQDKVSMGTIAARDCLRVLQLTEQVAAAHALATVQAARLRLRANAATVIPEPLAAFMEEVAATSPFVDEDRALEHELRAMTERIAAGLLTRTTERRP, from the coding sequence ATGGCCGAGACTGACCTGAAGGATGCCCAAGTCAAAGCGGATGCCGTGGTCTTCGGCGGCCGTCATCTGACGATCGAGGACGTCGTGGCGGTCGCGCGTGGCGGCGCCGCCGTGCGCCTGAACGACGACCCTGCCTGGCGCGAGCGCATCGCGCGCGGCGCGGCGTTCCTGCGCCGGCATCTCGAAGCGGGTGCGACCGTGTACGGCGTCAATACGGGCTACGGCGACGCCTGCGTCGTCGACGTGCCGATGGCGCTCGTCGAAGCGCTGCCGTTGCAGCTCACGCGCTATCACGGCTGCGGCATGGGCGAGTATCTGGACGACGCCTCGGCGCTCGCCGTGATCGCCGCACGCCTGAATTCGCTGGCCTTCGGGCTCTCGGGCGTGCGTCCGGTGCTGCTCGAACGCCTCGCCGATCTCATCAATCATCGCGTGCTGCCGCGTATTCCGGCCGAAGGGTCGGTCGGCGCAAGCGGCGACCTCACGCCGCTTTCGTATGTCGCGGCGGCGCTGGTCGGCGAGCGCAGCGTGCAGTTTCGCGGCGCGCCGTGCGAGGCGCGCGACGCGTGGCTCGCGCTGGGCCGCGAACCGCTCACGCTCGCGCCCAAGGAAGGCCTTGCGCTGATGAACGGCACGGCGGTCATGACGGGCCTTGCCTGCCTCGCGTTCACGCGCGCGGCGCAGCTCACACGGCTCGCGGCGCGCCTCACCGCGCTCGCGACGGTGGCGCTGGACGGACGCGCCGCGCATTTCGATGCGTTCATCTTCGATGCCAAGCCGCATGCCGGGCAGGGCGAGGCGGCGGCCTGGATCCGCGCAGACCTGGCAGGCCGTCCCGATACGCCGGGCCACCGGCTGCAGGACCGCTATTCGATTCGCTGCGCGCCGCATGTGATCGGCGTGGCGAACGACGCGCTCACGTGGATGCGACGCGACATCGAGAACGAACTGAACAGCGCCAACGACAACCCGCTGATCGACCCCGACGGCGAGCGCGTGCTGCACGGCGGCAACTTCTACGGCGGCCATATCGCGTTCGCCATGGATGGCCTCAAGACGGCCGTGGCGAATCTTGCCGACCTGATGGACCGGCAACTCGCCTTGCTCGTCGACGACAAGTTCAACAACGGCCTGCCGCGCAACCTCACGGGCGCGACGAGCGCGCGTGCGCCGATCAATCACGGCTTCAAGGCCGTGCAGATTTCGTCGTCGGCGTGGACGGCGGAGGCGCTCAAGCACACGATGCCCGCGAGCGTGTTCTCGCGTTCGACCGAGGCGCACAACCAGGACAAGGTGAGCATGGGGACGATCGCCGCGCGCGACTGCTTGCGCGTGCTGCAACTCACCGAGCAGGTCGCGGCGGCGCATGCGCTCGCCACCGTGCAGGCCGCGCGTCTGCGGCTGCGCGCCAACGCCGCGACGGTGATTCCCGAACCGCTTGCCGCGTTCATGGAAGAAGTTGCTGCGACGTCGCCCTTCGTCGATGAAGACCGCGCGCTCGAACACGAACTGCGCGCCATGACGGAGCGAATCGCAGCGGGCCTCCTGACGCGGACAACGGAGCGCAGGCCATGA
- a CDS encoding phosphopantetheine-binding protein, translating to MDTLKLEIKRLLIEALDLEHLTPADIDDDAPLFDTDGVGLDSIDALEIGIVLRQHYQLTINADDENVHGYFRSINTLAALVAGHANENAALEATAGKGD from the coding sequence ATGGATACTTTAAAACTGGAAATTAAGCGGCTCTTGATCGAGGCGCTCGATCTCGAACATCTCACGCCCGCCGATATCGACGACGACGCGCCGCTGTTCGACACCGACGGTGTGGGCCTCGACTCGATCGACGCGCTGGAGATCGGCATCGTGCTGCGCCAGCACTATCAACTGACCATCAACGCCGACGACGAAAACGTGCACGGCTACTTTCGGTCGATCAACACGCTCGCGGCGCTCGTCGCGGGCCATGCAAACGAAAACGCGGCGCTGGAAGCCACTGCAGGGAAGGGGGATTGA
- a CDS encoding LolA family protein — protein sequence MGALKRCAAAAAVIALQSMCVPAQAATAPTNASASDAALVSQIASRLARANGVRSHFTQTQTLAAMKAPLVSTGSLLFYRERGVIWQVETPYRKTWIMRDDGITVIDAAGQRTRGGGAQGARGAAEIAKMMRAMLGGDLSGLYSQFDVEARGTPAQWQMRLVPRQPQIAQALRGIEMEGGDFLHSLRITLANGDVTQYEFSGSAQVSVLAPADEKLFGTP from the coding sequence ATGGGCGCGTTGAAACGATGCGCGGCAGCCGCCGCAGTGATTGCGCTTCAGTCGATGTGCGTTCCCGCGCAGGCCGCAACGGCACCCACGAACGCGAGCGCCAGCGACGCGGCGCTCGTCTCGCAGATCGCGTCCCGTCTCGCGCGCGCAAACGGCGTGCGTTCGCATTTCACGCAAACGCAGACGCTTGCCGCAATGAAAGCGCCGCTCGTGAGCACGGGCTCGCTGCTGTTCTATCGCGAGCGCGGCGTGATCTGGCAGGTCGAGACGCCGTACAGGAAAACGTGGATCATGCGCGACGACGGGATCACCGTGATCGATGCGGCGGGTCAGCGCACCCGGGGCGGCGGCGCGCAAGGCGCACGCGGCGCGGCGGAGATCGCGAAGATGATGCGGGCCATGCTGGGCGGCGACCTGAGCGGCCTGTACTCGCAATTCGACGTAGAAGCGCGCGGCACGCCTGCCCAATGGCAGATGCGCCTCGTGCCGCGCCAGCCGCAGATCGCGCAGGCGCTGCGCGGCATCGAAATGGAAGGCGGCGACTTCCTGCACAGCTTGCGCATCACGCTCGCCAACGGCGACGTCACGCAGTACGAATTCAGCGGCAGCGCGCAAGTGTCCGTGCTCGCGCCCGCCGATGAAAAGCTGTTCGGAACGCCGTAG
- a CDS encoding glycosyltransferase family 2 protein — protein sequence MTLAACIVIPIYNHKDAIGSTVANLIVHGLPLIVVDDGSDEATQQVLADLARRYASQLTLLRLPANGGKGAAVMAGLRAARDVGYTHALQIDADGQHDAADVPRFLAAAQANPRAVVIGQPVYDESVPKSRLYGRYLTHVWVWIETLSFTIRDSMCGFRLYPLDLACALIDSVKLPERMDFDIEILVRLHWRRVAFVSIPTAVTYAADGVSHFDVLWDNVRISRSHTRLVAGMLARLPLLLAHKVLPRRAQAGDGNDVWWRTAERGSRLGMALLAWSCGLFGRRFTALWLHPIVAYFLLTGRPAREASRRYFDRLQQCSPQRETPRPGWFTAYRHMLSFAQSGFDKLAAWTGRVDQTDVEIDDPRALDALLASGRGALVIGSHHGNLEMARALAVRGAQTKVTAIVYTEHAKRFNSVLASAHHDFAQHLVPVSDFGPQTALMMQERIERGELLVIVGDRTPARETGRTTEAQFLGETAAFAQGPYVLAHALACPVYLLFCLKERAGYRLYFEPFAERIDLPRRGRAEHIAAWAQRFASRLEHYCRKAPYQWFNFYDFWARPSGGANGRD from the coding sequence ATGACCCTCGCGGCCTGTATCGTCATTCCGATCTACAACCACAAGGACGCGATTGGCAGCACCGTGGCGAACCTGATCGTCCACGGCCTGCCGCTCATCGTCGTGGACGACGGCAGCGACGAAGCCACCCAGCAGGTGCTGGCGGACCTCGCGCGCCGTTACGCCAGCCAACTCACGCTGCTGCGCCTCCCGGCGAACGGCGGCAAGGGCGCGGCGGTGATGGCGGGGCTGCGCGCCGCGCGCGATGTGGGCTATACACACGCGCTGCAGATCGACGCCGACGGCCAGCACGACGCGGCTGATGTCCCGCGCTTTCTCGCCGCCGCGCAGGCGAACCCGCGCGCGGTCGTGATCGGCCAGCCCGTGTACGACGAGAGCGTGCCGAAATCGCGCCTCTACGGGCGCTATCTGACCCACGTGTGGGTCTGGATCGAGACGCTCTCGTTCACGATCCGCGATTCGATGTGCGGCTTCCGCCTCTATCCGCTCGACCTGGCCTGCGCGCTGATCGACAGCGTGAAGCTGCCCGAGCGCATGGACTTCGACATCGAGATTCTCGTGCGTCTGCACTGGCGGCGCGTGGCGTTCGTCTCCATCCCGACCGCCGTGACCTACGCGGCCGATGGCGTGTCGCATTTCGACGTGCTGTGGGATAACGTGCGCATCAGCCGCAGCCATACGCGGCTCGTCGCGGGCATGCTCGCGCGCCTGCCGCTGCTGCTCGCGCACAAGGTGCTGCCGCGCCGCGCGCAGGCGGGCGACGGCAACGACGTGTGGTGGCGCACGGCCGAACGCGGCAGCCGGCTCGGCATGGCATTGCTCGCCTGGAGTTGCGGCCTGTTCGGGCGGCGCTTCACCGCGCTCTGGCTGCACCCCATCGTCGCTTACTTTCTGCTCACGGGGCGCCCAGCGCGCGAAGCCTCGCGGCGCTATTTCGACCGCCTGCAGCAGTGCTCGCCACAACGCGAGACGCCGCGCCCCGGCTGGTTCACGGCGTACCGCCACATGCTCTCGTTCGCGCAATCGGGCTTCGACAAGCTGGCCGCGTGGACGGGCCGCGTCGATCAAACCGATGTTGAGATCGACGACCCGCGCGCGCTCGACGCGCTGCTGGCGAGCGGCCGCGGCGCGCTCGTGATCGGCTCGCACCACGGCAACCTCGAAATGGCGCGGGCGCTGGCCGTGCGCGGCGCGCAAACGAAGGTGACGGCCATCGTCTATACAGAGCACGCTAAACGCTTCAACAGCGTGCTGGCTTCGGCCCATCACGATTTCGCGCAGCATCTCGTGCCGGTGAGCGACTTCGGCCCGCAAACGGCGCTGATGATGCAAGAGCGCATCGAGCGCGGCGAGTTGCTCGTGATCGTCGGCGACCGCACGCCTGCGCGCGAAACCGGCCGTACCACCGAGGCGCAGTTCCTCGGCGAGACCGCCGCGTTTGCCCAGGGGCCCTATGTGCTGGCGCATGCGCTCGCGTGCCCCGTTTATCTCTTGTTCTGCCTGAAAGAGCGCGCGGGCTACCGGCTCTACTTCGAGCCGTTTGCCGAACGCATCGATCTGCCGCGCCGTGGCCGCGCCGAGCATATCGCGGCATGGGCGCAGCGCTTTGCGTCGCGCCTCGAACACTATTGCCGCAAGGCGCCTTACCAATGGTTCAACTTCTACGATTTCTGGGCGCGCCCCAGTGGGGGAGCGAATGGCCGAGACTGA
- a CDS encoding acyl-CoA thioesterase: MSESRKPAPVLSASANVEVPFHDVDAMNVCWHGHYLKYFEFGRAALLRRFDYDYREMQASGYVWPVVEAHLKYVRPAVYGQQLEVCAHLLEYENRLKIGYEIYDRDSRTRLTKGYTIQVAVNAATQELQFVSPPVVLEKLGRAWAR; encoded by the coding sequence ATGAGCGAATCGCGCAAGCCCGCGCCGGTGTTGAGCGCGAGCGCAAACGTGGAAGTGCCGTTCCATGACGTGGACGCGATGAACGTCTGCTGGCACGGTCACTACCTGAAGTACTTCGAATTCGGCCGCGCGGCGCTTTTGCGCAGGTTCGACTACGACTATCGCGAGATGCAGGCGTCGGGCTACGTGTGGCCCGTTGTCGAAGCGCATTTGAAGTATGTGCGGCCCGCGGTGTACGGGCAGCAGCTCGAGGTGTGCGCACATCTGCTCGAATACGAAAACCGCCTGAAAATCGGCTACGAAATCTACGACCGCGATTCGCGCACGCGGCTCACGAAGGGCTACACGATTCAGGTCGCCGTGAATGCCGCCACGCAGGAGCTGCAGTTCGTCTCGCCGCCTGTCGTGCTCGAAAAGCTGGGGCGTGCATGGGCGCGTTGA